TAGTTTCCCCTTTCCAGCATATTCACCAATTCCCCTTGAGTTCTTTCACCACTTCCTCCATCCTTTAAGGCTTCTACAACCCAGCAACAATTTCAGCCTCACTCTCTAAAATATTAGATCTACCATGTTCTCTTTCAATTAAAGTCCCATCAAAATCTATCGTAGACTTCTTGAGGCTTTGATTTAGATGATTGGGATTTTGAAAGGTGACAGAGTTGGACTCACTTATGGCATATTTGGAAATAGGGATTCTTGTtgagacatggttgattttggttTAGAAGAAAAGAATCATTTGTGACATTTTTGACTTTAAAAGTTAGAACAGATGGGGAATAGCTTAATGACATGGCGCTCAGGcagtttaaaaaatatataagcattgaagagactactaacctgagtcacaggaaccaggttccttgacgATTTTTGAAAATATGAGCAAAAATATCTAGAAGTACAATATCACTCTTACTTGTTTTGTCCTAAAACTGCCATGTGTGTATACCTGTAACAATATAAAATTGAGATAGATGCTGCCAAAAAGAACTTTTTAGCATTGTACCTTTACTTCTTAACATAACCAATCATTGAGGGGCCATGTCCTTAGTTGAGCTTGATCAACCCAAacgatttctttcaaaatgttccctgCTAAACGCCTTGGTGAATATGTCTGCTACCTGGTCCTCTGTCTTCCACAACGTCATACAAATCAGACCCTTTTCAACATTGTCCCTCAGGAAAACGTACctcacatcaatgtgctttgtctTTGTGTTCCACCGTGTTCTTGCCATGTTGAGAGAACTTGTGTTATCACATAATAACAACACACAGTCTGTAAATACACCAAAATCCTCAAGTTGTTGCTTGATCCATAgcagttgagcacaacaagaagaGAAATCACATAATCAACTTCAGCAGTTTAAAGAGTCACAGAGTTTTATTTCATTGTACCCCATGAGATCAAGCATGACCCTAGAAAATATGTCATTCCAGATGTACACTTTCTATCCACCATATATCTAGCATAATCAACCAAGTCAAAATTACCTCCTGAAGGATAGAAGGGGACCAAGTCCTGAATTTCATGAGATACCTCAAAATTCGTTTGGCAGTCTTTAAGTGAGATTCTTTTGGGCTTGATTTGAACCTAGCACATAACCCAGCACTAAAGACAATATCAGGCAGGCTAATAGTCAAGTATAGAAGAGGCCCAATGATACCCCTATACATAGTTTTATAGACAGGAGAATAAAGTTCATCCATGTCAAATCGAGTACCATTGGTAATAGGCGTATCAGTGGTCTTAGAATTTTCCATCTCAAATCTTTTCAGCAGCTCCTTGAAGTACTTATGTTGACTAATCATAGTGTCTTTTgaggttttctttattttttgttgtgtttccaaattcatcaagcttgtttcgGAACACCCACCTGGTTCCAATCACTGTTATGTCTGAAGGCCTAGGGACCAGGTTCCACACTTTGTATCTCTCAAACTGATGGAGTTCTTGTTGCATAGCAGCTATCCAGTTAATATCTTTCaatgcttctttgatattcttaAGCTCGATTTGAGACAAGAAGTGAGAAATAAAACATGTTCCTTGCTTTAGATCTAGTTTTCAATACCAGAGTCTAAGGGAGTGCTTACATATTGAAGGAGACGTGAGCTCCAGTGCTTACAGTTTGATACTTGAACTTCAGGATTTAGGGGACTAGGTTCCTCCATATTCGATCCATCATTTACATCAACAGAAGTATGACTTTCACTTTGTCCATCATCCGGAGTACCTGATACAACATCAGCATCCCTATGTTCAGCTTCAATTGAGGTAATAGAGGGATCAGGTTCCTCTGTGCCTTCTGGAGATTTTGCTACATCTTCTTTATCGCTTTGCTTGACTTGACTCATCAAATAAGTCTTTCCATTTGCAATATCTATAGCTTTATCAGGAATTTTTGTAAATTCTCCATCTCCATCTTCTTTAATATGTGACCTTTGCCACTTGATTCATGggattcatcaaagatcacataCACATTCTTCTACTAGGTTCTTTTGTTGTAGATCTTGTATACCTTGCTTTGAGAGGAGTAACCAAGAAAAATTCCCACATCACGTTTTGCATCAAAATTTCCCAACGCCTTCTTACAATTGTTGATAACGAAACGGTTGCATCCAAAGGCTCTCAGGTAAGACAGCTTGGGTTTTCTCCCATTGAGCAgttcatagggagtcttctcgaGTGGGGACCTAATCATGCACTTGTTAATCAAGTAACAAGTAGTGTTGACTACTTTAGGCCACGAACCAAGTCCTTCATAACAAATTACATGCCCAGTCGTCTGTGCCATAACTCTGCATCATCATCAATGTCACTTAGGCATGTTAGATCACCGCCATTCAGTAAATTAAAGTCTACAACATATAAGTTTTTGAACCTTTTAGCTATCAACACTACTTCACCAGTTTGGAGATTGGCGACAATGCAAGATTTCGACAAGAACTTTACTTTATTTTCCCTTGTCAcaaattttgtgagaaaaaatTCTAGAGAggccccggacctcaaccaaacataacaacaaatcctaaaacatcatacaaactcgctcgaagcctcaaatcacatcaaactacactaaaatcacaaatcacacattgattcaagcctaataaacttatgaacttctaacttccaaaactaatgttgaaatatatcaaaccaactccgattgatctcaaattttgcacacaagttataaatgacacaacgaacctattccaactttcgaaattaaaatttgagtatggtaaccacaaagtcaactctcggtcaaacttctcaactctcctaACTTCTATTTTTCCAgctttcgccaatttaagccaaaattacctacggacctccaaatcaatatccggacacattcctaagtccaaaatcaccctacggagctatcagaaccatcaaaactctattccggagttatttacacacaagtcaacatccagtcaacccttttaacttaggcttccaaccttgggactaagtgtcccaactcattTCGAAATATCTcgggaaccaaaccaaccaccccggcaagtcacataataacaaaTGAGCAtaatataagcaataaataggggaaagattctataatactcaaaatgactggttgggccGTTACAACAAGCAACCCATATTTTCTTCTTAGAGGACCAAGTTCCTCAACATTATGCTTCTTTTCAATAAAAACTTTATCTTTCTGGAGAGATTGAATTTTAGCTTTACAAGAGTCCTTGTAATGACCAGCTTAACCACAGCGAGTACACCTCCAATAATCAGCCACAATTACATACTTACTATGAGGATTACAAAAGGTTTTAAccttttggaacccgattccTTGCTTGCTTCCACCATTACTCTTGTATATAGAAGTTATTACATCAGAGGACTAGGTCTATTTACGTAACTTATCAAGATCATTTTCAACCCATTTCAGATACTATTGaagttgtctattcttttcaagCTCAACAATAAGACTTGTTTTAACTTTGTTAAGCTcactctcaagctcaagttgagccTCACTAGCCACTTCTTTTCTTTTAGGGGTGTCCATCAATTATTTTCATTTGGTTTTTCAACAAGGTATTTTCTCTAGTTACTTTTTTCACTTGTTCCTTCAAGTCTACACTGAAAACTACCATATCATCCCTCTCTTGTTCTATGTCACCAATTTCTTCAATTAGATAATTTTTCTAATTAAAAAATACGGTCTACTCTAGTAGGATTTCAACTCCACTAAATCCAGCAAAATTCAGATTAAAACCtattgcaatctaggaattaattAAACTCTTGATCTCTCACCCCTTACAATAACTCTATTTTAAACCctttgcaataactctattacaaaccaacaaaccttgactaactctagtcaagaaaccaaaccaaacaaTGGTTGAAATCTGTCATACAAAGACACTTCTTGAAAGTAGTGTAGGGTtacaaatgaagaaaaaaatgacaaagactcaacaaacctaaggacttaagatatcttcaatatCTGGATCTGGTTCTTGAGCTTGTAGCAGTTTTGTTCTTGAAGGTTGTGGCggctagcacttgagagaatatgCTTTTTAGATTTGCAAGTGTTCGGTTAAACCTTGTATCATTTTCTATATATATGAGTGAATTTGTGAGAAGAGATAGGGTCTTTTAGTTTTGCCTTAGCAAGCTACGGTTGTGTTGTTGTACTGCTGCCAGACGGTACAATGCAGCAGCTTTTAGAGCTGTAGAGTTGACTGAACGACGACTAGGGGAACTGATTCACACATGGACCCTATCTGGTTCCTCGAGAATATTTGATTGGCATCAAAACATGAAGTAACATATCTGCTGCTAGTCAGTACAGTGCAACAACTTTTACAGGTGTAGAGTTGACTGTATGACGGCCAAGGGAACTGATCACATCTAGTCCCTATCTGATTCCTCGAGAACATTTggtaaatcatcaaaacacaaaatagCGTAACTTATCAGGATGCAAAACAAGAGTACAcgtttaattaaattttttttgggcGCCATAATCAGCTAAGCATGCAAAAGTAACAATACTACAGAGAAAGGTGAGCGAGAGGGGTAACCAGGATACCATGGTATCCTGGATTGCTGGATTTTCCAACCGTATTATCTCTACATCAATCTTGCATGCAGAACTCATTGCTTTATTCTATGGATTTGAATTGTCATTTACaaagaatttatttttattaattgtgAAAATAGATTCTCAGGTATTGAAAGATCTCATCCCAATACCAAATGCATTATATTCACATATGTTGAATGATTGCATGTTTCTACTTGATGCTATGGACTAACTGAAATAGAGATATTTACTAACTTACTGCGTACATTGGAGTATGAGTATTAGAATTAGAATTATTCTGTAACCATATATTGAAGCAAGCATTTGAAACATTCTTTTTTACTATCCATTGGTTATTTACCGAGATTTAGGAGTACTCAAAAATACACGAAAGCTTAGATCAGAACATCATTGTTGTACAGTACGTAACTGCAGTTCTAACAAATCAACGGCCTATAGATCGGTGGTGACAGATTTCAAGATTCACGTCCCGCTAGTTATTAAGATCTGTTTGCATATCAGTAGTTGCTTGTTTTTATTGGATGTCGTCAATATGACtcatcttttttattttaattaaaaattctaaCCACGTTAGGTGATATTAAATAAATAGagagaaagatgaagaaaaaaaagaatctgCATATCTGGGGCAACTGGGTCATAAGTCATATCTCATGAGAAAGAGTACATAACTTTTATTACCACTATATATACTACATATTTATAAAACAAGTGGTAGGAAGACTTCGAAGTTTGTCTAATCCGGCCCCATTTTTCTAGTTGGATTTGTTTACTAAGTGCTAGACGCGAGATATATGGGTGCTAACTTGTTATAACCTCTCTGAAGAAATCAGATGTTTCGGCATCCCAAAGTACATCAAACCAGGATGAACTCATATCGAACTGGCCGTCGGAGTCAAAGCTGGAAAAATATTCGGAAATATCATGAGAGTACTCAAACTGATCATGAAGTTGTTGGCAGTTGGAGTTATAAGTATCACCATCATCTGGGTTGCTCTCCAATATAACAGGACTAATTTCCATCTCAATATTTGGTTGATCGACAACGTTGTAGCAATCTCCGTCTGTTTGATATAAATTCATAGTAACATCCATCATCTGATTTTCTTCACATGTAATAATACTGTTGCTGTCTGATGAAGAAACATGATCAGGTGATCGTTTCTCGACGTTTGTCCTCTCATTTCCTTTGGTTTTCTTCAGTACCCTTTTATTGCTTCTTGCCCCGTTGGTAGTACTCTTCAACGGGGCATCATATTTCAGTCCGAAATGCTTCTTTAAGTGTGTGTGGAAGAAGTTCTTAACTTCGTTGTCTGTTCTTCCTGGCAATCTTCGAGCAATTTCTGACCATCTGGAGATAATAATACACAACGGCGTCTATTACATATTCTTTACcatttattaaaattttcaaatctttcaaccaaAACAAAATGAAATCAAAACTAGAACTTCGTCTCACCTATTTCCAAGTTCCTGATACATTTTGATGACCGTTTCTCTTTCTTCTACGCTAAAGGGCCCTCTCTTAACATCAGGGCGGAGATAGTTCATCCATCTTAGCCTACAACTTTTCCCGCTTCTTGAAAGCCCTGCAATCACGTACGACCCAAAGTTCAGGAGACTAATTAGTTAAGCACAACAAATGAATGAACTTAGACAATGAAGGGTTATAACAAGTAGTTTAATGCATGTCTAGAAATTAAAAAATGAATTATCAGAACAAGTTAGATCaatattagaaattatttgaaatgAATCAAACCTGCAAATCTGGGCATGTGGCTCCAATTCCAAATGCCATATCTCATGATATAAGATTTCAATTTTTGGTCTTCCTCTGGAGACCATGCTCCCTTCTTTATCTCCTCCATGTTTGTGCTTTTCTGCTGCTGTTGTGGTGGTACACTTGGCATGATTGCAGAGAATTAAGTTCAAGTGATCACCTATTTGTATGGTTTTTAGCCTTGCTTTGTAAATCTGAATTTATATAGGGATATATATTTCCCACCCACTGTGTGGAATTCTTTAATAAAAACCTTCTTTCCAGGAAAGCTATAGGGACTCGCTGCACTACATTTAATTTAGGTTAAATTTTATAATAATTCTTTGAAGGAGTTGAATTTTTCTAAAGATTGGCAGTAGGGACGAGCTGTTAAGATCAGAGAGGGAGTTAGAGTAGGAACAGAAAAAAATGAATTCTTGCTTTCCCACATCACTTGTCAAAAGAATATTCCACCCCTTTTGGTCACATGCTAGCTTACTGACCGTCTGATTTTATTTGGTCACATGCTTAAATCAtactataaaataaaaagagCAAAGTTCATTTGTAGCTACTTGGGTCAAACTTATATCATCTGGGTCAAACTTATATCATCTGATAGCCACgcctaaaaacaataataaatgcTAGCAATTAAAAAATCTGAAACCATACGCTCAACGCAAACCAAAAGGAAATCACTCCTAATTGATTTTGTATCCTAAATTCACGCCTTCAGTATGGAATCTTCAACCCCCAAGCAGTATAAAAGTCGCCCAATTATTCACATTGTCAAAAAGATTCTAGGGTTTCTGAAGAGTAAACCCAGAGCAGAGCTCCAAAAATTTCACGGTGAAATTCAAAGTTTTTGCACAATTGTGGCCTACAATCAGCTTAATAGAGTTAAGATTTCGTTCTTAAATTGTGAAATTGATACAAAATCGACAAACACAACTAATGTCTATGGAGATTGTGAATGGTGGGGCTACTGTTCCAATTTTGATTTCGATTTTACTTCAACACAGTGGTGAGTAGGTAAGTGAGAGTAAATTTGTTAGTTTCCTTGTTAATGGCATGCTGATCAATTCAGACTGTAGCTATGAGTATTTTATTGATGAGATATATAAGAAATTAGGATGGCTATTTAGCAATTCCAATATACAATGATATGAGTGTGCGCTTGTATATggagatgaaaaagaaaaacCTAGATATCATTCAATATCCATTATGCATAGTTGAAAACTGTGTGTTCAAGTGTCGAATGCTCATATTCAAGTTCATACTTGGGTGATAACTTACTCGCAACAACTTCAGTTGGTTTACAATGTCAGAACGTAGAAGAAGTACACGGAACTAATATTGTTGAGATGatggataaccatggaaaagaagacaaaattgaGATAATGAAGGGAAATTGTATAATAGACAATCCACAacatgaagaaattgaagaaggtCAGTTGTATTGGGACAAAGATACACTCATTAGTGTAATAAAGCACTACGCAATACgagaaaaatattaatttatagTGGATAGATCATCTACTACAAGGTATGATTTCTACGTGTGAGATTGCACTTCTCTGTAATTTTGTGTATACTACttgtataaaatatgtataattATTGCATAATGAGATTGCATATGTTAACAGCTAGCGCACAAGATGCGGCAGGTGAATATGTCACAGTCTCGTATAATAATTATATATGGTATATATAGTTGTTATCGGtttataacaaaaataacatGTGGACgctttcttatttgcttaaccAGGTAAAAGTTTTCCACTAGCATATGCTGTTGTCGATTCTGAAAATGATACTTCCTGGGAATGGTTTTTTGAAATGCTTAGATAGACTTTTGGGGAAAAGAAAAGGATGTGCATCGTATCTGATCGTCATGCAAGCATATTGAGGGGTGCTTTGATTGTGTATCCAACGGTATCTCACTGTGTATGCATCTTCCATATTTGGAATAACATAAAGAAGCAGTTCAAGAAGAACCATGACCGACTGAGGAAAGTATTTTTTGCAATGGCTAGAGCACAAAAAATTGAAGATTTTAATCACGTGATGCAAGATATGGACATCATTGATAAGAGGGTAAGGGGTTACCTGTTCCAAGTTGGTTATGAAAAGTGATCCATAGTGCATTCCACTGTTAATAGATCCATTATGATGACTTCAAATATTGCTGAGTCACTCAATGCAAGAAACATAGAGGCAAGAGAGCTACCAATCATGAGTTTGCTAGATTACATGATAAATTTGGTTATGAAATGAAATAATACAAATAGAATGACTGCAATGAGTACATTTACTGGCCTAGGAAAAAAATATAATGAAGTAGTGCAGGAAAATAGTAGTTTCTCGCAGAAGATGACGGTAAATATTCTTTTATCATGTCTTACTTCATACGCCTGAATAACATACTTTGACAAAAATGCATTAATATTTGTCATATCCCTGTTTTAGGTGAGACTTTCAACTAATTATGTATATGTAGTAATAGATGCTGAACAAAGGCGGAACATAGTCTGCATGCAAAAAAGGGAATTCTCATGCCAACGATTTCAAGTGGATGAGATTCCTTTTCTACATGCTATGACAGTATTGGACTACACACACATAGAAGCATCCAAATATTGTTCTGCCTATTACACCAAGGAATACTTCAAGAAGACATATGAAGTGCCAGTTAATCCACTTCCAGATAAAACTACATGGGACCTTCAAACAGAGGTGTTAGATAATGTGGTCCTACCACTGATAACTAAGGGCAAATCAGGAAGACCAACGAAGTCGCGACGCAAGGGACTTTATGAATATTTGTATACTGAAACAGTTATCTGTGAACTGTGTGAAAAACAAGGATACAACAGAAGACATGCAGGAATGCTCGAGACAACTAGTAGATGTTGCTACAATGATTTAGTATTTTGTAACTGCTTTTTTTTGCGAATGTTACAATTAGAATATTGGAAAAATAATGAGATTTGCAATCAGATTCTCTCTGATGTATGAATAAAGATACTATTTTTTGTCGTAATGAAAGTATTGGTAGAAGTTTTATTCCAAATTACTATTATAGATGTCACTATATAGAtgtcaatatacaaaatatatacaaaaagactatcactatacaaaaactatacaaaatagacttttacaatataatttatatacaatagattgtcactatacaaaagcTATATAAAATAAACTGTGACTATACAaacaatatacaaaatagatgtcactatacaaaatatatacaaaaaagactgtcactatacaaaaaatatacaaaatagaatttgtatatttatacaaaaaaaaaaaaatagatcgtCACTATTGTctatacaatttacatacaatagACTGTGActacacaaaaaatatataaaatagatatcactatacaaaaaatatacaaaaaagacTGTTACtacacaaaaattatacaaaatatatacaaaaagactgttattatacaaaaattatacacaATAGGCTCTctctatacaatttatatacagtttagCTGCCCCCAAAACTTCATTCACAAAAGTTCCTATAACAACTTAGCAACACCAGCTAAATTTGCAAAACCTGTCGAAATAGATTAAAATTGTATAAATTACAAAACTAAAACTGTTGAAAAGTCAAAACTACACAAAATCtgaaactttcaaaatttcactatTAACTGAAAACAAACAAGTTacaattaaaagtaatattcaacaTTAGCATTTCAAACATATTGC
This DNA window, taken from Nicotiana tabacum cultivar K326 chromosome 4, ASM71507v2, whole genome shotgun sequence, encodes the following:
- the LOC107771000 gene encoding uncharacterized protein LOC107771000; this translates as MPSVPPQQQQKSTNMEEIKKGAWSPEEDQKLKSYIMRYGIWNWSHMPRFAGLSRSGKSCRLRWMNYLRPDVKRGPFSVEERETVIKMYQELGNRWSEIARRLPGRTDNEVKNFFHTHLKKHFGLKYDAPLKSTTNGARSNKRVLKKTKGNERTNVEKRSPDHVSSSDSNSIITCEENQMMDVTMNLYQTDGDCYNVVDQPNIEMEISPVILESNPDDGDTYNSNCQQLHDQFEYSHDISEYFSSFDSDGQFDMSSSWFDVLWDAETSDFFREVITS